The Candidatus Binatia bacterium genome has a window encoding:
- a CDS encoding diacylglycerol kinase — translation MVVAERMLKFLLCQAAIALAIVSLFPATGLADGAKGDPERGRIVFALAGGCGCHTSRDGPVGAGGGEVPTPFGKFYGTNITPDRETGIGDWSDEEIIAAIRQGIARGKGAESPAMPYYWYSGMSDRDVRDLVAYLRTLPAVRRPNRPHEGELPLARLAYWAWRWLWAPQFQAPRERPEDVVARGRYWVDHVSLCADCHTPRNLFGAVRFDLYLAGAEHGPGGDRVPNITPHETGIGDWDEDDIANLLRTGFTPEFDNVQGWMAEVVEGKGGGPGYRDAPEDELRAIAQYLRQVRPIAHPLTRAER, via the coding sequence GTGGTGGTGGCGGAGAGGATGCTGAAGTTTTTGCTGTGCCAGGCGGCGATTGCATTGGCTATAGTGTCGCTGTTTCCGGCAACGGGGCTTGCGGATGGGGCGAAGGGGGATCCCGAGCGGGGGCGGATCGTGTTTGCGCTTGCGGGCGGCTGCGGTTGCCACACGAGCCGGGATGGACCTGTCGGCGCCGGTGGCGGTGAGGTGCCGACGCCGTTCGGCAAGTTTTACGGGACCAACATCACGCCGGACCGAGAGACGGGCATCGGTGACTGGAGCGACGAAGAGATCATCGCCGCGATTCGGCAAGGCATTGCACGAGGAAAGGGGGCCGAGTCGCCGGCCATGCCGTACTATTGGTACTCGGGGATGAGCGATCGCGACGTGCGCGACCTCGTAGCGTACTTGCGCACGTTGCCTGCGGTGCGGCGGCCGAACCGGCCGCACGAGGGGGAGCTGCCGCTGGCGCGGCTGGCGTACTGGGCGTGGCGTTGGCTCTGGGCGCCGCAATTCCAGGCACCGCGCGAGCGGCCGGAGGATGTGGTGGCACGAGGGCGCTACTGGGTGGATCACGTCTCGCTGTGCGCCGATTGCCATACCCCGCGCAACCTGTTCGGGGCGGTTCGCTTCGATTTGTATCTCGCGGGTGCGGAACACGGTCCCGGAGGCGACCGCGTGCCCAACATTACGCCGCACGAAACCGGCATTGGCGATTGGGACGAAGACGATATCGCCAACCTGTTGCGGACCGGTTTCACCCCCGAGTTCGACAACGTGCAGGGCTGGATGGCCGAGGTGGTGGAAGGAAAGGGAGGTGGGCCGGGATACCGCGACGCCCCGGAAGACGAACTGCGCGCCATTGCCCAGTACTTGCGGCAAGTGCGGCCGATCGCGCATCCGCTGACGCGAGCGGAGCGATAG